Proteins from a single region of Hymenobacter aquaticus:
- a CDS encoding BT4734/BF3469 family protein: MNVSYYSNLLASADGQALPIDQFLAGIRGGRWLAQVAAVRAALGKADKAAAKRLLPSATVSGTFSRRGKDGLQQHSGLIALDIDAEPNPGLQLAIDRKRIEADPYTYACFISAGGAGLCVLVRIPPSHHEDSFRALEQHYREELGLTIDPACKDVSRARFVSYDPALFVNEQAEVFDELLSPPEPARPAAPAPAAEYRPGPAREGYGQAALLRACDKVRTALDGQKHVTLNKMAFLCGGYIGAGFLSEFEAREALRATIGGREVTDLKQAHATIEDGLKAGQLKPVLPEPLQLHVRTQLRKGLAPADVAAVLAVGHGLPAEQVTAAVVAIKEEQARQVPLLTFWDVIDPGQDKPVKLVLSVVRFREWLAAAGFRKCVDAKPAGLARVCAQVVAAVEVSAVINFLQDYLDELPFEFDGVYLSQLRESVQRQSRLLFDPLGLLYLPELAGEFLRDTPDAHYAFYQDCWVEVTAAGRVARPYSELPGLIWESQRKPRPFLLASDETARACDFYLFLLHLTAHDPERMDQMQRALGYLVHGYKDETNARAVILMDETGEVGRSSGGTGKGLLMKGVGHMTHVSQIGAASFDFRDPFRYALMEDGARVLFLDEWKPQRNSFDLLFADITNGFAINRKYQAQRTIPFEEAPKFVLASNDIVTGDDDSSERRKVEIALAKRYSAAYTPKDDFHRPFFGKHWDADEWVRFDNLALGWVQHYLKHGKQLLLLKNASIAARGLVQDVGQTFHEFAQELIEGARARAAAGEDARIWAADAFLSYQTATGDKRTGAITFNRKMAALGLGKAPCRERGARQDQVYFFLATE; the protein is encoded by the coding sequence GTGAACGTTTCCTACTACTCCAACCTGTTGGCTTCCGCCGACGGGCAAGCGCTGCCTATTGACCAATTCCTAGCCGGTATTCGCGGCGGGCGCTGGCTGGCCCAGGTGGCGGCCGTGCGCGCCGCGCTGGGAAAAGCCGACAAGGCAGCGGCCAAACGCCTGCTGCCTTCCGCCACCGTGTCGGGCACGTTCAGCCGCCGGGGCAAGGATGGACTACAGCAGCACAGCGGCCTGATAGCTCTCGATATTGACGCCGAGCCCAACCCCGGGCTGCAGCTGGCCATTGATCGGAAGCGCATCGAGGCGGACCCCTACACCTATGCCTGTTTTATCAGCGCTGGCGGAGCCGGGCTGTGCGTACTGGTGCGCATCCCGCCCAGCCACCACGAGGACAGCTTCCGCGCGCTGGAGCAGCACTACCGCGAAGAGCTGGGCCTGACCATCGACCCCGCCTGCAAAGACGTAAGCCGTGCCCGCTTTGTGAGCTACGACCCGGCCCTGTTCGTGAATGAGCAGGCCGAGGTATTCGACGAGCTGCTGAGCCCGCCCGAGCCCGCGCGGCCGGCGGCCCCCGCCCCTGCTGCTGAGTACCGCCCAGGCCCAGCCCGCGAAGGCTACGGCCAGGCGGCGCTGCTCAGGGCCTGCGACAAGGTGCGCACGGCGCTCGACGGGCAGAAGCACGTCACGCTCAACAAAATGGCCTTCCTCTGCGGCGGCTACATCGGCGCGGGCTTCCTCTCGGAGTTCGAAGCCCGCGAGGCCCTGCGGGCCACCATCGGCGGCCGGGAAGTGACCGACCTGAAGCAAGCCCACGCCACCATCGAGGACGGGCTGAAGGCCGGCCAGCTGAAACCCGTGCTGCCCGAGCCGCTGCAGCTACACGTGCGCACCCAGCTACGCAAGGGCCTGGCCCCGGCTGACGTGGCGGCGGTGCTGGCCGTGGGGCATGGGCTGCCCGCTGAGCAGGTTACGGCGGCGGTGGTGGCCATCAAGGAAGAGCAGGCCCGCCAGGTGCCGCTGCTGACGTTCTGGGACGTTATCGACCCGGGGCAAGACAAGCCAGTGAAGCTCGTGCTGAGCGTGGTGCGCTTCCGCGAGTGGCTGGCCGCCGCCGGCTTCCGCAAATGTGTCGACGCCAAGCCCGCCGGCCTGGCCCGCGTCTGCGCCCAGGTGGTGGCCGCCGTCGAGGTCAGCGCCGTTATCAATTTTCTGCAGGACTACCTCGACGAACTGCCGTTTGAGTTCGACGGCGTGTACCTGTCCCAGCTGCGCGAGTCGGTGCAGCGCCAGAGCCGGCTGCTGTTCGACCCGCTGGGCCTGCTGTACTTGCCCGAGCTGGCCGGCGAGTTCCTGCGCGACACCCCCGACGCGCACTACGCCTTTTATCAGGATTGCTGGGTAGAAGTAACCGCCGCCGGCCGCGTGGCCCGGCCCTACTCGGAACTGCCTGGGCTGATCTGGGAAAGCCAGCGCAAGCCGCGGCCCTTCCTGCTGGCTTCCGATGAAACGGCCCGGGCCTGCGACTTCTACCTTTTCCTGCTACACCTGACGGCCCACGACCCCGAACGGATGGACCAGATGCAGCGCGCCCTGGGCTACCTGGTGCACGGCTACAAGGATGAAACCAACGCCCGGGCGGTTATCCTGATGGATGAAACCGGCGAGGTGGGCCGCAGCAGTGGGGGCACCGGCAAGGGCCTGCTGATGAAGGGCGTGGGCCACATGACGCACGTCAGCCAGATTGGCGCGGCCAGCTTCGATTTTCGGGACCCGTTCCGCTACGCGCTGATGGAGGACGGGGCCCGGGTGCTCTTCCTCGACGAGTGGAAGCCGCAGCGCAACAGCTTCGATTTGCTGTTTGCCGACATCACCAACGGCTTTGCTATCAACCGCAAGTACCAGGCCCAGCGCACCATTCCCTTTGAAGAGGCGCCGAAATTCGTACTGGCCTCGAATGATATTGTGACGGGCGACGATGACAGCTCCGAGCGGCGCAAGGTGGAAATAGCCCTGGCCAAACGCTACTCGGCGGCCTACACCCCGAAGGATGATTTTCACCGCCCCTTCTTCGGTAAGCACTGGGACGCCGACGAATGGGTGCGCTTCGATAACCTGGCCCTGGGCTGGGTGCAGCACTACCTGAAGCACGGCAAGCAGCTGCTACTGCTGAAGAATGCCAGCATAGCCGCCCGGGGGCTGGTGCAGGACGTGGGCCAGACCTTCCACGAATTTGCCCAGGAGCTTATCGAAGGTGCGCGGGCCCGCGCCGCCGCCGGCGAAGATGCTCGCATCTGGGCCGCTGACGCCTTCCTGAGCTACCAAACAGCCACGGGCGACAAGCGCACCGGCGCAATCACCTTCAACCGCAAAATGGCCGCCCTGGGCCTGGGAAAAGCGCCGTGTCGGGAGCGGGGGGCGCGTCAGGATCAGGTGTATTTCTTCCTGGCTACCGAATGA
- a CDS encoding RNA polymerase sigma factor encodes MSTATDTREEQASACLKEAVALRPELLKYARKLTFGDDDAAKELVQEATLRLHESVQRNGRSAAPVKLLLFRIMRNSHVDAGRVRGRANNIYVRTRNGDELTEHAGLLHMSHQEVQHSEDAELVTLLAERANLELTARFSLTERIAFRLTAENFSTREVGEMMGRPHSTVHFYIKQIRKHLQLFLRPLLK; translated from the coding sequence ATGTCTACTGCCACCGATACCCGCGAAGAGCAAGCCAGCGCCTGTTTAAAAGAAGCCGTTGCCCTGCGGCCCGAGCTGCTGAAATACGCTCGGAAATTGACCTTTGGAGATGATGACGCGGCGAAGGAGCTGGTGCAGGAAGCCACCCTGCGGCTGCACGAAAGCGTCCAGAGGAACGGCAGGTCCGCCGCCCCTGTGAAGCTTCTACTGTTTCGAATTATGCGAAACAGCCACGTCGACGCCGGCCGCGTCAGAGGGCGCGCGAATAATATTTACGTCAGGACGAGAAACGGCGATGAACTAACTGAGCACGCGGGCCTGCTGCACATGTCACACCAAGAAGTTCAGCACTCGGAGGATGCTGAACTAGTGACCCTACTGGCAGAACGCGCCAACCTAGAGCTAACCGCAAGGTTCTCCCTCACAGAGCGGATTGCCTTTCGATTAACGGCCGAAAACTTTTCTACTCGCGAAGTAGGCGAAATGATGGGCCGGCCCCACTCTACTGTTCATTTCTATATCAAACAGATTCGGAAACACCTGCAATTATTTCTGCGCCCGCTTCTTAAATAG
- a CDS encoding vWA domain-containing protein: MGYVLRTRRLAAPLGQKGWRIGWKLGLRLLYFPLLLVALLGPAYGVTQQPVRTAGKDVWLLVDLSRSMDAPDVAPSRLEKVKAELGTLINRFQADRLGLIVFAADAFVQCPLTYDQGALQLFLRTLQTNLVPAAGTDLTPALELALARIGATPQPAGSPPRVTALVVVSDGEDFGETLEPTLRVLTRSGVRLYGMGVGTLEGARIPKASGGGYLRDASGREVVSRLNPVGLRRLAEQTNGQYFELTDRRNEFPLLVNALNRIEGQVEQVRTVAVADNRYRYPLALALLLLALDIVLTIKVIRP; encoded by the coding sequence GTGGGCTACGTGCTGCGCACCCGGCGGCTGGCCGCCCCGCTCGGCCAGAAAGGCTGGCGCATTGGCTGGAAGCTGGGGCTGCGGCTCCTGTATTTCCCCCTGCTGCTGGTGGCGCTGCTGGGCCCAGCCTACGGCGTAACGCAGCAGCCGGTGCGCACGGCGGGCAAGGACGTCTGGCTGCTGGTAGACTTATCCCGCTCGATGGATGCGCCGGACGTGGCCCCTTCCCGCCTGGAAAAAGTAAAGGCCGAGCTGGGCACGCTCATCAACCGGTTTCAGGCCGACCGGCTGGGGCTGATTGTCTTCGCGGCCGACGCCTTCGTGCAATGCCCCCTGACGTACGACCAGGGCGCCCTGCAGCTTTTCCTGCGCACGCTCCAGACCAACCTGGTGCCGGCCGCGGGCACCGACCTGACCCCGGCGCTAGAGCTGGCGCTGGCCCGCATCGGGGCCACGCCCCAGCCGGCCGGCAGCCCGCCCCGCGTCACGGCGCTGGTGGTGGTCAGCGACGGGGAAGATTTCGGCGAAACCCTGGAGCCCACGCTGCGGGTGCTGACCCGCTCCGGGGTGCGCCTCTACGGTATGGGCGTTGGCACGCTGGAAGGAGCCCGGATTCCGAAGGCCTCGGGCGGGGGCTACCTGCGCGACGCGAGTGGCCGGGAAGTGGTAAGCCGGCTGAATCCGGTGGGACTGCGCCGCCTGGCCGAGCAAACCAATGGCCAGTATTTTGAGTTGACTGACCGCCGCAACGAGTTTCCGCTGCTGGTGAATGCCCTGAACCGGATTGAGGGCCAGGTAGAGCAGGTACGGACCGTGGCCGTGGCCGACAACCGCTACCGCTACCCGCTGGCGCTGGCGCTGCTGCTGCTGGCCCTCGACATCGTACTTACTATTAAAGTGATTCGGCCGTGA
- a CDS encoding tetratricopeptide repeat protein: MLLLLLLVLADWTSLTRIRDRNAVVQQAQQAFGRGQFDRAAQLYRRAIDELGGAQDELLLLNMGHAYARAGRPTQARAAYGRLVASQQAPVRSIARQQLGVLAAQKGKYAEAVSLLRQALLADPTNTEARYNYEVLRDYLARTPNEPRIPPAPQPKSPDTKPDDAPSKANQPGQDQQGQLPDPAQPDDPRNSPTPRPDPRGQRDPSQAGSGAGNQTADNFQPGAGPQQRVAQGTEPGRTRGLGAAAEDTQRQGAASRQPGTEQASLTDTQFQTQRERLQQMNLSAGQARQLLDALGTAEEQYLQQMPRRTAKKPDPKKPTW; encoded by the coding sequence GTGTTGCTTCTGCTCCTGCTGGTATTGGCCGACTGGACCAGCCTGACCCGCATCCGGGACCGAAACGCGGTGGTCCAGCAAGCCCAGCAGGCATTCGGCCGCGGCCAGTTTGACCGGGCGGCGCAGCTCTACCGGCGCGCCATCGACGAGCTGGGGGGCGCCCAGGATGAGCTGCTGCTACTTAATATGGGCCATGCCTACGCCCGGGCCGGCCGGCCAACCCAGGCGCGGGCCGCTTACGGGCGGCTGGTTGCCAGCCAGCAGGCCCCGGTACGCAGCATTGCCCGCCAACAGCTGGGCGTGCTGGCGGCGCAGAAAGGCAAGTATGCCGAAGCCGTGAGCCTGCTGCGCCAAGCCCTGCTGGCTGACCCTACCAATACGGAAGCGCGCTACAACTACGAGGTGCTGCGCGACTACTTGGCCCGCACGCCCAACGAGCCCCGGATTCCGCCGGCGCCCCAGCCGAAAAGCCCCGATACTAAACCCGATGATGCGCCGAGCAAGGCCAACCAGCCCGGCCAGGACCAGCAGGGCCAACTGCCCGACCCCGCCCAGCCCGACGACCCGCGCAACAGCCCCACGCCGCGCCCCGACCCACGCGGGCAGCGCGACCCGAGCCAGGCCGGCTCCGGCGCGGGCAACCAGACCGCCGACAACTTTCAGCCCGGCGCGGGCCCGCAGCAGCGCGTGGCGCAGGGCACGGAGCCCGGCCGCACCCGCGGCCTGGGCGCGGCCGCCGAAGACACCCAGCGCCAGGGCGCGGCCAGCCGCCAGCCCGGTACCGAACAGGCTTCCCTGACCGATACCCAGTTCCAGACGCAGCGCGAAAGGCTACAGCAGATGAACCTCAGCGCCGGGCAGGCGCGGCAACTGCTCGATGCCCTGGGCACCGCCGAAGAGCAGTATCTGCAGCAGATGCCGCGCCGCACCGCCAAAAAACCTGATCCAAAAAAGCCGACCTGGTAG
- a CDS encoding acetyl-CoA C-acyltransferase, giving the protein MQTREVYIISAVRTPIGSFGGSLASLSATELGAIALKGALEKAGVDPKEVEQVIMGNVISANLGQAPARQAAKKAGLPDTVECTTVNKVCASGTKAIMFAAQAIMLGQADVILAGGMESMSNVPYYLDKARFGAKYGHGQMIDGLMKDGLWDPYNDYAMGNAAEHTAKEMGFTREQQDEFAIESYTRSAKAAKEGKKKDEIVPVTIESRGKTTVIEDDEEYLKVDFTKVAGLRPAFTKDGTVTAANASTLNDGAAAILLMSKEKAEALGVTPIGKIRGFADAEQAPEWFTTSPSLAIPKALKNAGVEASEVDFYEINEAFSVVSLANNKLLNLEGTKVNVYGGAVSLGHPLGASGARIVTTLMNVLKNEGGKIGVTGICNGGGGASSLVVERL; this is encoded by the coding sequence ATGCAAACCAGAGAAGTATATATCATTTCGGCCGTGCGCACGCCTATTGGCAGCTTCGGCGGCAGCCTGGCCTCGTTGTCGGCCACTGAGCTGGGCGCTATTGCCCTGAAGGGCGCGCTGGAAAAAGCCGGCGTCGACCCCAAGGAAGTGGAGCAGGTGATTATGGGCAACGTTATTTCGGCCAACCTGGGCCAGGCACCGGCCCGGCAGGCCGCCAAGAAAGCCGGCTTGCCCGATACGGTCGAGTGCACGACCGTTAATAAGGTGTGCGCCTCGGGCACCAAGGCCATCATGTTTGCCGCCCAGGCCATCATGCTGGGACAGGCCGACGTGATTCTGGCCGGCGGCATGGAAAGCATGTCGAACGTGCCGTACTACCTCGACAAGGCCCGTTTCGGCGCCAAGTATGGCCACGGCCAGATGATTGACGGCCTGATGAAGGACGGCCTGTGGGACCCCTACAACGACTATGCTATGGGCAACGCGGCCGAGCACACGGCCAAGGAAATGGGCTTCACCCGCGAGCAGCAGGATGAGTTTGCCATTGAGTCGTACACGCGCAGCGCCAAAGCAGCCAAGGAAGGCAAGAAAAAAGACGAAATCGTGCCCGTAACCATCGAAAGCCGGGGCAAAACCACGGTTATCGAAGACGACGAGGAGTACCTGAAAGTAGACTTCACCAAAGTAGCCGGCCTGCGCCCCGCCTTCACCAAGGACGGCACCGTGACGGCCGCCAACGCCTCGACCCTGAACGACGGCGCCGCCGCCATCCTGCTCATGAGCAAGGAGAAGGCCGAGGCGCTGGGCGTAACGCCGATTGGCAAAATCCGGGGCTTCGCCGATGCCGAGCAGGCCCCCGAGTGGTTTACCACCTCTCCTTCCCTGGCCATTCCGAAGGCGCTGAAAAACGCCGGCGTAGAAGCCAGCGAAGTGGATTTCTACGAAATCAACGAGGCTTTCTCGGTGGTTTCGCTGGCCAACAACAAGCTGCTGAACCTAGAGGGCACCAAGGTAAACGTGTACGGCGGGGCCGTGTCGCTGGGCCACCCGCTCGGGGCTTCCGGCGCGCGCATCGTGACGACGCTGATGAACGTGCTCAAAAACGAGGGCGGCAAAATCGGCGTTACCGGCATCTGCAACGGCGGGGGCGGCGCCTCCAGCCTGGTTGTGGAGCGGCTGTAA